From Leifsonia sp. fls2-241-R2A-40a, one genomic window encodes:
- the leuS gene encoding leucine--tRNA ligase, giving the protein MAHEHDAAGTTAASTPQDGRAHDERAQYDFAAIQDKWLPVWEQLRPFATDDPSDTRPRKYILDMFPYPSGDLHMGHAEAYALGDVVARYWRQQGFNVLHPIGWDSFGLPAENAAIKRGLDPDGWTNDNIAQQKASMRRYAPSFDWDRVLQTSDPAYYRWNQWLFLKLYEKGLAYRKASQVNWCPFDQTVLANEQVVNGRCERCDNLVTKKKLTQWYFRITDYGDRLLDNLNQLEGAWPSKVISMQRNWIGRSTGADVTFQIEGRDEPVTVYTTRPDTLYGVTFMVVAPDSDLAAELVEGARPEVRKRFDDYLDVVRGTTEMDRLSTEREKTGVFLERHAINPLTGERLPIWAADYVLSDYGHGAIMAVPAHDQRDLDFARAFDLPVRVVVDTTQPVTGAIPVIHTDPETGEPILPEEAALENPSETGVALTGEGRLINSGPFDGLSKSNAIRRVTEALQASKLGAPAKNFRLRDWLISRQRYWGTPIPIIHCEQCGEVPVPESDLPVLLPPAEGLDLQPKGTSPLGAATDWVNVACPNCGGPAKRDTDTMDTFVDSSWYFLRFLSPKDDTQAFDPREAEKWAPVDQYIGGVSHAILHLLYSRFITKVLFDLGYVSFTEPFTALLNQGLVLMDGSAMSKSRGNLVKLSEQLDEHGVDAVRLTMAFAGPPEDDIDWADVSPSGSAKFLARAWRVADDVTSAPDVVWKTGDASLRRVTHRFLADAPGLVESFKFNVVVARLMELVNATRKAIDTGAGPADAAVREAAEVVAMALNLFAPYTAEEMWSKLGYEPSVALAQWRKPDPTLLIEESVTAVVQVDGKVRDRLEVSPKIASDELEALARGSEAVARSVGDREIVNVIVRAPRLVNIATKPRG; this is encoded by the coding sequence GTGGCACACGAGCACGACGCAGCCGGCACCACGGCAGCGAGCACCCCGCAGGACGGTCGCGCGCACGACGAGCGCGCGCAGTACGATTTCGCGGCCATCCAGGACAAGTGGCTCCCGGTCTGGGAGCAGCTGCGCCCCTTCGCGACCGACGACCCCTCCGACACGCGTCCGCGCAAGTACATCCTCGACATGTTCCCGTACCCCTCAGGCGACCTGCACATGGGTCACGCCGAGGCGTACGCCCTGGGCGACGTGGTGGCACGGTACTGGCGTCAGCAGGGCTTCAACGTGCTGCACCCGATCGGCTGGGACTCCTTCGGCCTGCCCGCCGAGAACGCTGCGATCAAGCGCGGCCTCGACCCGGACGGCTGGACCAACGACAACATCGCGCAGCAGAAGGCGAGCATGCGCCGCTACGCGCCCAGCTTCGACTGGGACCGCGTGCTGCAGACCTCCGACCCGGCCTACTACCGCTGGAACCAGTGGCTGTTCCTGAAGCTCTACGAGAAGGGCCTGGCGTACCGCAAGGCCAGCCAGGTCAACTGGTGCCCGTTCGACCAGACCGTTCTGGCGAACGAGCAGGTCGTCAACGGGCGCTGCGAGCGCTGCGACAACCTGGTCACCAAGAAGAAGCTGACCCAGTGGTACTTCCGGATCACCGACTACGGCGACCGCCTGCTGGACAACCTGAACCAGCTGGAGGGCGCCTGGCCGTCCAAGGTCATCTCGATGCAGCGCAACTGGATCGGGCGCTCGACCGGTGCGGATGTGACGTTCCAGATCGAGGGACGCGACGAGCCGGTCACCGTCTACACGACCCGTCCGGACACGCTGTACGGCGTGACCTTCATGGTCGTCGCGCCGGACTCCGACCTGGCCGCCGAGCTGGTCGAGGGTGCGCGTCCCGAGGTCCGCAAGCGCTTCGACGACTACCTGGATGTGGTGCGCGGCACCACCGAGATGGACCGCCTGAGCACCGAACGGGAGAAGACCGGCGTCTTCCTGGAGCGGCACGCCATCAACCCGCTGACCGGTGAGCGCCTGCCGATCTGGGCGGCCGACTACGTGCTGAGCGACTACGGTCACGGCGCGATCATGGCCGTGCCCGCGCACGACCAGCGCGACCTCGACTTCGCGCGCGCCTTCGACCTGCCCGTGCGGGTGGTCGTGGACACGACGCAGCCGGTCACCGGCGCCATCCCGGTCATCCACACGGACCCGGAGACGGGCGAGCCGATCCTGCCTGAGGAGGCGGCGCTCGAGAACCCGTCCGAGACCGGTGTCGCACTGACCGGCGAGGGTCGCCTGATCAACTCGGGACCCTTCGACGGGCTGAGCAAGTCGAACGCGATCCGCCGCGTCACCGAGGCGCTGCAGGCCTCCAAGCTGGGCGCCCCGGCGAAGAACTTCCGCCTGCGCGACTGGCTGATCTCGCGTCAGCGCTACTGGGGCACGCCCATCCCGATCATCCACTGCGAGCAGTGCGGAGAGGTGCCGGTCCCGGAGTCCGACCTGCCCGTGCTGCTGCCGCCGGCGGAGGGTCTCGACCTGCAGCCCAAGGGCACCAGCCCGCTGGGCGCGGCGACCGACTGGGTGAACGTCGCCTGCCCGAACTGCGGCGGTCCCGCGAAGCGCGACACGGACACGATGGACACCTTCGTGGACAGCTCCTGGTACTTCCTGCGCTTCCTGTCCCCGAAGGACGACACGCAGGCATTCGACCCGCGCGAGGCGGAGAAGTGGGCGCCGGTCGACCAGTACATCGGCGGCGTGTCTCACGCGATCCTGCACCTGCTGTACTCGCGGTTCATCACCAAGGTGCTGTTCGACCTCGGCTACGTCAGCTTCACCGAGCCCTTCACCGCCCTGCTGAATCAGGGTCTGGTGCTGATGGACGGCTCGGCGATGTCGAAGTCCCGCGGGAACCTGGTGAAGCTGTCCGAGCAGCTCGACGAGCACGGTGTGGATGCGGTGCGCCTGACCATGGCGTTCGCCGGGCCGCCCGAGGACGACATCGACTGGGCGGACGTGTCGCCGTCGGGCAGCGCCAAGTTCCTGGCACGGGCCTGGCGGGTCGCGGACGACGTGACCAGCGCTCCGGACGTCGTCTGGAAGACCGGCGACGCATCCCTGCGGCGCGTGACGCACCGGTTCCTGGCCGACGCCCCCGGCCTGGTGGAGTCGTTCAAGTTCAACGTGGTCGTCGCCCGCCTGATGGAACTGGTGAACGCGACCCGCAAGGCGATCGACACCGGCGCCGGCCCGGCCGACGCCGCCGTGCGTGAGGCCGCCGAGGTCGTCGCCATGGCGCTGAACCTGTTCGCGCCGTACACGGCCGAGGAGATGTGGAGCAAGCTCGGTTACGAGCCGTCCGTCGCGCTGGCGCAGTGGCGCAAGCCCGACCCGACCCTGCTGATCGAGGAGTCGGTGACCGCGGTCGTGCAGGTGGACGGCAAGGTCCGCGACCGGCTGGAGGTGTCGCCCAAGATCGCCTCCGACGAGCTGGAGGCGCTCGCTCGCGGCTCGGAGGCTGTGGCGCGCTCGGTGGGCGATCGCGAAATCGTGAACGTCATCGTCCGCGCACCCCGCCTGGTGAACATCGCGACCAAGCCGCGCGGCTGA
- the pabB gene encoding aminodeoxychorismate synthase component I — protein MVLPLRVLPLDTWVDPADAFVALFGGDPADVVWLDSGPEADTGHSYFGTGRTTMTSSVAAGTVTVDGVTGQGGVLDALRAELARATHPGPSGYPLGWWGRLGYEAGASAAGAPVSLDDGPVDAALLLVDRLVAFDHGARSVTVVAPDDADGHLWARRTAEALADADGAARAYAAAHPVPAASAHWRHDDAAYLAAIHACQVAIRDGDAYQLCLTNRAAARTDADPLAVHLRLRRASPAPHAGFLRIAEETLVSSSPEQFLRVDGDGRVRTRPIKGTRKRGATVAADVELRAELEASEKERAENVMIVDLMRNDLGRVSEVGSVAVSHLLAVESYAQVHQLVSTVEGRLRPGLGAVDAVAACFPAGSMTGAPKLSAMRILVRLEDGPRGAFAGCFGYFALDGTADLAMVIRSIHFSSGGAVIGAGGGITALSVPEEELEEVQVKAAALFEAAGLTPE, from the coding sequence GTGGTCCTCCCGCTCCGCGTGCTGCCGCTCGACACCTGGGTCGACCCGGCCGATGCGTTCGTGGCCCTCTTCGGCGGCGATCCCGCGGACGTCGTCTGGCTCGACAGCGGGCCCGAGGCGGACACCGGCCACTCCTACTTCGGCACCGGGCGCACGACGATGACCTCGTCGGTCGCCGCCGGGACGGTCACGGTGGACGGGGTGACCGGGCAGGGCGGGGTCCTGGATGCGCTGCGCGCGGAGCTCGCCCGGGCGACGCATCCCGGGCCGTCCGGCTACCCGCTCGGCTGGTGGGGCAGGCTCGGCTACGAAGCCGGAGCATCCGCCGCGGGCGCGCCGGTGTCCCTCGACGACGGACCGGTCGACGCCGCCCTGCTGTTGGTCGACCGGCTGGTGGCCTTCGACCACGGCGCTCGGAGCGTCACGGTCGTGGCGCCCGACGACGCGGATGGGCACCTGTGGGCTAGGCGGACGGCGGAGGCCCTCGCCGACGCCGACGGGGCCGCCCGCGCCTACGCGGCCGCGCATCCCGTGCCGGCCGCGTCGGCGCACTGGCGGCACGACGATGCGGCCTACCTCGCGGCCATCCACGCCTGCCAGGTGGCGATCCGCGACGGGGATGCGTACCAGCTGTGCCTGACCAACCGTGCTGCCGCCCGCACCGACGCCGACCCGCTCGCCGTGCACCTCCGCCTCCGGCGTGCGAGTCCCGCGCCCCACGCGGGATTCCTGCGGATCGCGGAGGAGACGCTGGTGAGCTCGTCGCCCGAGCAGTTCCTCCGCGTCGACGGTGACGGCCGGGTCCGAACCCGTCCGATCAAGGGCACCCGGAAGCGCGGCGCGACGGTCGCCGCGGACGTCGAGCTGCGCGCCGAACTGGAGGCCAGTGAGAAGGAACGCGCCGAGAACGTCATGATCGTCGACCTGATGCGCAACGACCTCGGGCGGGTCAGCGAGGTCGGCTCCGTCGCGGTCTCGCACCTCCTGGCGGTGGAGAGCTACGCGCAGGTCCATCAGCTGGTCTCGACCGTGGAGGGCCGCCTGCGCCCCGGCCTCGGCGCGGTGGATGCGGTCGCCGCCTGCTTCCCGGCCGGTTCGATGACGGGTGCGCCGAAGCTCAGCGCTATGCGCATCCTGGTTCGGCTGGAGGACGGCCCGCGCGGCGCCTTCGCGGGATGCTTCGGCTACTTCGCGCTCGACGGCACGGCCGACCTCGCGATGGTGATCCGCAGCATCCACTTCTCCTCCGGCGGGGCTGTGATCGGTGCGGGCGGCGGCATCACGGCGCTCTCGGTCCCGGAGGAGGAGCTCGAGGAGGTGCAGGTCAAGGCGGCTGCGCTGTTCGAGGCGGCGGGGCTGACGCCGGAGTGA
- a CDS encoding aminotransferase class IV, translating to MDTHGTGPVSTIADWADGGLRVRDDCELVETELLAADSFLVESGRALALGLHRARFMETAREQGFAGTDELDAFWTAGVAALPRSGPWFPRFELVRARDALRLRFRLRTAPPLTSALVVATAETDPRRTPSLKGPDIDRLSALRQRAQRRGAQEAVILDGGSVTDGATTALLWWRGDALFAPPFSLPRVDSVAARTVRGIAAALGVPVEEEAVRPSELDGAVVWAVNALHGIRAVTAWVDGPAVAQDAARTDAWRARFAALARPLP from the coding sequence GTGGACACGCACGGCACCGGACCTGTCAGCACGATCGCCGACTGGGCGGACGGCGGGCTCCGCGTCCGCGACGACTGCGAGCTGGTCGAGACCGAACTGCTGGCGGCGGACTCCTTCCTCGTCGAGTCGGGCAGGGCGCTGGCGCTCGGGCTGCACCGCGCCCGCTTCATGGAGACGGCCCGCGAGCAGGGATTCGCCGGGACGGACGAGCTGGACGCGTTCTGGACCGCCGGCGTCGCCGCCCTCCCGCGGTCGGGTCCGTGGTTCCCGCGGTTCGAGCTGGTGCGGGCACGGGATGCGTTGCGGCTGCGGTTCCGGCTGCGCACGGCTCCCCCGCTGACCTCGGCGCTCGTCGTCGCGACGGCGGAGACGGACCCGCGCCGGACCCCGAGCCTGAAGGGACCGGACATCGACCGGCTCAGCGCACTGCGTCAGCGGGCGCAGCGGCGCGGCGCGCAGGAGGCGGTCATCCTCGATGGCGGCTCGGTGACGGACGGAGCGACCACCGCGCTGCTCTGGTGGCGCGGCGACGCGCTGTTCGCTCCGCCGTTCTCGCTTCCACGGGTGGACAGCGTGGCGGCGCGGACGGTGCGCGGGATCGCCGCCGCACTCGGCGTGCCGGTCGAGGAGGAGGCGGTGCGTCCGTCGGAGTTGGACGGCGCGGTCGTGTGGGCGGTGAACGCGCTGCACGGGATCCGGGCGGTGACGGCGTGGGTGGACGGCCCCGCGGTGGCGCAGGACGCGGCGCGGACGGATGCGTGGCGCGCGCGGTTCGCGGCGCTGGCGCGGCCGCTTCCGTAG
- the cydC gene encoding thiol reductant ABC exporter subunit CydC yields MQEGVAQVDRAEVRRILRLAVPSAGRLWTAIGFGVLSGGSAVALLGVSAWLITRASEQPALMYLSMAVVGVRAFALGRAFFRYLERLAGHDAAFRQLGTVRSRLYARLEPLAPDGLHGIRSGDLLTRLADDVDELQNLSLRVIQPLVGAVIVAAGSVVVAYLLLPAAGAALLVTLAVALLAGLAISRWSAAAAERRVAPLRADLNDALHDLASNLDVLAAYGALPSAQDRVRRASARLTTAVRTRAVGLGLTAAVVSLLAGAATAVGLAAGIPALGGGAIDAPGLAVIALLPLAVFEVFGTVPLAFGAWSRVRSSAERIASVAPVIVPDGIPVDGVEARPLKVRPGRVPEVRLDGVSAHWPGSSSPVLDDVSLTIRPGERVGLSGPTGAGKTALAHVLTRLLDHTGHYRIDGIPTRELRQDDVRRMVGLVEQRPYLFDSDLRQNLLFARDTATDDELLAVLDRVGLREWALSRGGLSARVGERGALVSGGQAQRIALARALLAGFPVLIVDEPTANVDAAVADAIVRDVLATAAEDGRTVLLISHTEVPGELVDRELRLETGRIVPA; encoded by the coding sequence GTGCAGGAAGGCGTGGCTCAGGTCGATCGGGCGGAGGTCCGCCGCATCCTGCGTCTCGCCGTCCCCTCGGCCGGGCGTCTGTGGACCGCGATCGGTTTCGGTGTGCTGAGCGGCGGCAGTGCTGTCGCCCTGCTCGGGGTATCGGCCTGGCTGATCACCCGCGCCTCCGAGCAGCCGGCGCTCATGTATCTCTCGATGGCCGTGGTCGGTGTGCGGGCCTTCGCGCTGGGCCGCGCGTTCTTCCGCTATCTGGAGCGGCTGGCGGGTCACGACGCGGCCTTCCGTCAGCTGGGCACGGTGCGTTCGCGGCTGTACGCGCGGCTGGAGCCGCTCGCTCCCGACGGTCTGCACGGCATCCGCTCGGGCGACCTGCTGACGCGCCTGGCGGACGACGTCGACGAGCTGCAGAACCTCTCTCTGCGCGTAATCCAGCCGCTGGTCGGCGCGGTGATCGTCGCGGCGGGGAGTGTCGTCGTGGCGTACCTGCTGCTGCCGGCCGCAGGAGCGGCGCTGCTGGTCACGCTCGCGGTGGCCCTGCTCGCCGGTCTGGCGATCAGTCGCTGGTCGGCGGCAGCGGCCGAACGGCGGGTCGCACCGCTGCGGGCCGACCTGAACGACGCCCTGCACGACCTCGCGAGCAACCTCGACGTGCTCGCTGCGTACGGCGCGCTGCCGTCCGCCCAAGACCGCGTCCGACGGGCGAGCGCACGGCTCACGACGGCCGTGCGGACGCGGGCCGTCGGGCTCGGGCTCACCGCCGCGGTCGTGTCCCTGCTCGCCGGAGCGGCCACCGCGGTCGGGCTCGCTGCGGGCATCCCTGCCCTCGGTGGCGGGGCGATCGACGCGCCGGGCCTCGCCGTGATCGCGTTGCTGCCCCTGGCGGTGTTCGAGGTGTTCGGCACCGTGCCGCTCGCGTTCGGGGCGTGGAGCCGGGTGCGTTCGAGCGCCGAGCGGATCGCATCCGTGGCGCCGGTCATCGTGCCCGACGGGATCCCGGTGGACGGGGTGGAGGCGCGGCCGCTGAAGGTGCGTCCCGGACGGGTCCCGGAAGTCCGTCTCGATGGCGTGTCCGCGCACTGGCCCGGGTCGTCGTCTCCCGTCCTCGACGACGTCTCGCTGACGATCCGACCGGGGGAGCGCGTGGGGCTCAGCGGGCCGACCGGCGCAGGCAAGACCGCGCTCGCGCACGTGCTGACACGCCTGCTGGACCACACCGGCCACTACCGGATCGACGGCATCCCCACGCGCGAACTGCGCCAGGACGACGTGCGCCGGATGGTCGGGCTGGTCGAGCAGCGGCCGTACCTGTTCGATTCGGACCTGCGCCAGAACCTCCTCTTCGCGCGCGACACCGCGACGGACGACGAGCTGCTCGCCGTCCTGGACCGCGTCGGCCTGCGGGAGTGGGCGCTCTCGCGCGGTGGCCTCTCGGCTCGGGTCGGCGAGCGCGGCGCGCTGGTCTCCGGCGGTCAGGCGCAGCGTATCGCCCTCGCGCGCGCCCTCTTGGCGGGGTTCCCGGTGCTGATCGTCGACGAGCCGACGGCGAACGTGGATGCGGCGGTCGCGGACGCGATCGTGCGCGACGTGCTCGCGACCGCGGCAGAGGATGGCCGTACCGTGCTGCTGATCTCGCACACGGAGGTGCCGGGCGAGCTGGTCGACCGCGAGCTGCGGCTGGAGACCGGGCGGATCGTCCCGGCCTGA
- the cydD gene encoding thiol reductant ABC exporter subunit CydD, translated as MRPLDPRLLRYASATRGTLAAGAVLAVLQTASTIAFAWLVTDLIVRAIAGEAPASLGGTLALLTVVVGCRAALLWATDVVSARGGARAVGQLRERLVSAIGRLGPAWVSRRSSADVTLVAGRGMEALDGYFAKYLPQLIATAVATPLLVLTIAWRDLTSGIILIVTLPLIPVFMILVGWATQAAQQRQWRALSTLSTAFLDVVAGLATLKLFGRQHRQEARIREVSEQYRVHTMRVLRMSFLSGFVLELAASLSVAVIAVTIGLRLLGGSLDLSAGLFVLLLAPEAFLPLRNVGASYHAAAEGIEAASNAFEVIEAAEQVPSNVGPSSDASAVAASGGDGLVFDDVRIAYDGRTVVEGFSATVRPGELAVLRAPSGAGKSSLVGAVLGFVESQGRVLVSGRSAVAERREAVAWSGQRPGLIAGTIAENVALGDVVDPARVASALRDAAAGELDPQLPLGVGGAGLSGGQAQRVAVARALYRLRSRECPVLILDEPTSALDAATEGRLMEGLRRAAAEGAAVLVVSHRDAVTAAADTVLTLEPGVPVSSSVVAEVSVVQ; from the coding sequence ATGCGGCCGCTCGATCCCCGCCTCCTCCGCTATGCGTCGGCGACCCGCGGCACGCTCGCCGCGGGCGCCGTGCTGGCGGTGCTGCAGACCGCGTCGACCATCGCCTTCGCGTGGCTGGTCACCGACCTCATCGTGCGCGCGATCGCGGGGGAGGCGCCCGCCTCTCTCGGCGGCACGCTTGCGCTGCTCACGGTCGTCGTGGGATGCCGGGCGGCGCTGCTGTGGGCCACGGACGTCGTCTCGGCCCGCGGCGGCGCGCGGGCGGTCGGCCAGCTGCGCGAGCGGCTGGTCTCGGCGATCGGACGGCTCGGCCCGGCATGGGTGTCCCGTCGCAGTTCGGCGGACGTCACGCTCGTCGCCGGCCGCGGGATGGAGGCGCTCGACGGCTATTTCGCGAAGTACCTGCCCCAGTTGATCGCGACCGCGGTGGCGACCCCGCTCCTGGTGCTCACGATCGCATGGCGCGACCTGACCAGCGGGATCATCCTGATCGTGACGCTGCCGCTCATCCCGGTGTTCATGATCCTCGTCGGGTGGGCGACCCAGGCGGCGCAGCAGCGGCAGTGGCGGGCGCTCTCCACCCTGTCGACCGCCTTCCTGGATGTCGTCGCCGGGCTGGCCACCCTCAAGCTGTTCGGCCGTCAGCACCGGCAGGAGGCGCGCATCCGGGAGGTGAGCGAGCAGTACCGCGTGCACACGATGCGCGTGCTGCGGATGTCGTTCCTCTCCGGTTTCGTGCTCGAACTGGCCGCGAGCCTGTCGGTCGCGGTGATCGCGGTGACGATCGGTCTGCGGCTGCTCGGCGGATCGCTGGACCTGTCGGCCGGGCTCTTCGTGCTGCTGCTCGCGCCGGAGGCGTTCCTGCCGCTGCGCAACGTCGGTGCGAGCTACCATGCGGCGGCGGAGGGCATCGAGGCGGCGTCGAATGCGTTCGAGGTCATCGAGGCGGCGGAACAGGTGCCGTCGAATGTGGGGCCTTCTTCCGACGCGTCGGCGGTTGCCGCGTCCGGAGGCGACGGGCTGGTCTTCGACGATGTCCGGATCGCCTACGACGGGCGGACCGTGGTCGAGGGCTTCAGCGCGACCGTGCGCCCCGGTGAGCTCGCGGTGCTCCGGGCTCCGAGCGGGGCCGGGAAGTCGAGCCTGGTGGGCGCGGTGCTGGGGTTCGTGGAGTCGCAGGGTCGCGTCCTGGTATCCGGCCGGTCCGCTGTCGCCGAGCGCCGGGAGGCGGTGGCCTGGTCGGGCCAGCGGCCCGGGTTGATCGCGGGGACGATCGCCGAGAACGTCGCGCTGGGCGATGTCGTGGACCCTGCCCGAGTCGCTTCGGCGCTGCGGGATGCGGCTGCCGGCGAACTCGATCCGCAGCTGCCGCTCGGAGTGGGCGGCGCCGGGCTGTCCGGCGGGCAGGCGCAGCGCGTCGCGGTGGCGCGCGCGCTCTACCGGCTGCGGTCCCGCGAGTGCCCGGTCCTCATTCTGGACGAGCCGACGTCGGCCCTCGACGCGGCCACGGAGGGACGCCTCATGGAGGGGCTGCGCCGGGCGGCCGCCGAAGGTGCGGCCGTGCTGGTGGTCAGCCACCGGGATGCCGTCACCGCGGCGGCGGACACCGTGCTGACGCTGGAGCCGGGTGTCCCGGTCTCGTCGTCCGTCGTCGCGGAGGTGTCCGTTGTCCAGTGA
- the cydB gene encoding cytochrome d ubiquinol oxidase subunit II has translation MDLAVLWFGIVAFFFVGYFVLDGFDFGVGMALPFLGRDDVDRRVMINTIGPVWDLNETWVIVAGAALFAAFPEWYATLFSGFYLALLLILLALIVRGVSFEYRHQRAGARWRKWFDRMIIVGSAVPAFLWGVAFANIVQGVALNAHHDYTGTLFDLLNGYAIVGGLTTLLLFFTHGVVFVSLKTDGELRLRARRLATRSGLLAIVVAVLFLGWTAVSHFSPVFLALAIFAAVALVASWIANLRGAEGWSFGFMAATIALAVVSLFAALFPDVMPSSPNPENSLTIANASSSTTTLTIMTWVAAFSLPLILVYQGWTYWVFRKRVTRDHIPQDAAPAPTGDDDPRRPVTA, from the coding sequence ATGGATCTGGCAGTTCTGTGGTTCGGCATCGTCGCCTTCTTCTTCGTCGGCTACTTCGTGCTCGACGGGTTCGACTTCGGGGTCGGGATGGCGCTGCCGTTCCTCGGCCGCGACGATGTCGACCGGCGCGTGATGATCAACACCATCGGGCCGGTGTGGGACCTCAACGAGACCTGGGTGATCGTCGCCGGGGCGGCGCTCTTCGCGGCGTTCCCCGAGTGGTACGCGACGTTGTTCAGCGGCTTCTACCTGGCGCTCCTGCTGATCCTGCTCGCGCTGATCGTCCGCGGGGTGTCGTTCGAGTACCGCCACCAGCGCGCCGGCGCCCGGTGGAGGAAGTGGTTCGACCGGATGATCATCGTCGGCTCCGCGGTCCCCGCGTTCCTCTGGGGTGTGGCGTTCGCCAACATCGTCCAGGGTGTGGCGCTGAACGCGCACCACGACTACACCGGCACCCTGTTCGACCTGCTCAACGGCTACGCGATCGTGGGCGGTCTCACGACGCTGCTGCTCTTCTTCACGCACGGGGTGGTCTTCGTGTCGCTGAAGACCGACGGGGAGCTGCGGCTGCGGGCTCGCCGGCTGGCGACGCGCTCCGGTCTGCTCGCCATCGTGGTGGCCGTGCTGTTCCTGGGTTGGACGGCGGTCTCGCACTTCTCGCCGGTGTTCCTCGCGCTCGCGATCTTCGCCGCGGTGGCGCTCGTCGCATCGTGGATCGCGAACCTCCGGGGCGCGGAGGGCTGGTCGTTCGGATTCATGGCCGCCACGATCGCGCTGGCCGTCGTCTCGCTGTTCGCGGCGCTGTTCCCGGACGTGATGCCCTCGTCGCCGAACCCGGAGAACAGCCTCACCATCGCCAACGCGTCGAGCTCGACCACGACCCTCACGATCATGACGTGGGTGGCGGCGTTCTCCCTCCCGCTGATCCTGGTGTACCAGGGCTGGACCTACTGGGTCTTCCGCAAGCGCGTGACCCGGGACCACATCCCTCAGGACGCCGCGCCCGCTCCCACCGGGGACGACGACCCGCGGCGTCCCGTGACGGCCTGA
- a CDS encoding cytochrome ubiquinol oxidase subunit I, translating to MNELLDPLLLSRWQFGLTTIYHFLFVPLTIGLVTCTAIFQTAWYRTGKVHYLQLTHFFGKIFLINFAMGVVTGIVQEFQFGMNWSDYSRFVGDIFGAPLALEGLLAFFLEATFIGLWIFGWDRLPRGLHLATIWVVSVGSILSAYFILAANAFMQNPVGYHLNAAKGRAELTDLWAVLTNKVALAAFPHTIFGCFMVSAGLIIAVAAWHLSRNRHLDTMRPALKFGLWLMVGAGIGTVLSGDQLGLAMVETQPMKMAAAEALYKTSTGADASFSIFTLGTPDGVHELFSIRIPYLLSFLSTHTLNGTVEGINDLQAQYTQLYGPGDYTPVIWVTYWAFRWMMGLGMLHVLIAVAGLWFTRKGRTPRTWMWKVAIWAMPLSLLAMVVGWIFTEMGRQPWIVFSLMKTADGVSPGTTGLEVLISLVAFTAIYGTLAVVEFSLIKRAAQKGPEPVDKHLDEAGEPIPVATVY from the coding sequence GTGAACGAGCTGCTGGACCCGCTCCTGCTGTCGCGCTGGCAGTTCGGGCTCACGACGATCTACCACTTCCTGTTCGTTCCCCTGACCATCGGGCTGGTCACCTGCACCGCGATCTTCCAGACCGCCTGGTACCGCACGGGGAAAGTCCACTACCTGCAGCTGACCCACTTCTTCGGGAAGATCTTCCTGATCAACTTCGCGATGGGCGTGGTGACCGGGATCGTGCAGGAGTTCCAGTTCGGTATGAACTGGTCCGACTACTCGCGGTTCGTGGGCGACATCTTCGGAGCCCCGCTCGCCCTCGAAGGGCTTCTCGCCTTCTTCCTGGAGGCCACCTTCATCGGACTCTGGATCTTCGGCTGGGATCGGCTGCCGAGAGGCCTGCACCTCGCCACCATCTGGGTCGTGTCGGTTGGCAGCATCCTCTCCGCGTACTTCATCCTCGCGGCGAACGCGTTCATGCAGAACCCGGTCGGCTACCACCTCAACGCCGCGAAGGGCCGTGCCGAGCTCACCGACCTCTGGGCGGTGCTGACCAACAAGGTCGCGCTGGCGGCGTTCCCGCACACGATCTTCGGCTGCTTCATGGTGTCCGCCGGCCTCATCATCGCGGTGGCCGCCTGGCACCTGTCCCGCAACCGCCACCTCGACACCATGCGGCCCGCGCTCAAGTTCGGCCTGTGGCTCATGGTCGGCGCCGGGATCGGCACCGTGCTCAGCGGCGACCAGCTGGGACTCGCGATGGTCGAGACCCAGCCGATGAAGATGGCCGCCGCGGAGGCGCTCTACAAGACGTCGACCGGCGCGGACGCGTCGTTCTCGATCTTCACGCTCGGCACCCCTGACGGCGTGCACGAGCTGTTCTCCATCCGCATCCCGTACCTGCTGTCGTTCCTGTCGACGCACACGCTGAACGGCACGGTCGAGGGGATCAACGACCTGCAGGCGCAGTACACGCAGCTGTACGGCCCGGGCGACTACACGCCGGTCATCTGGGTCACCTACTGGGCCTTCCGCTGGATGATGGGGCTGGGCATGCTGCACGTGCTGATCGCTGTCGCCGGACTGTGGTTCACCCGCAAGGGCCGGACGCCCCGAACCTGGATGTGGAAGGTCGCGATCTGGGCCATGCCGCTGTCGCTCCTGGCGATGGTCGTCGGCTGGATCTTCACCGAGATGGGCCGCCAGCCGTGGATCGTGTTCAGCCTGATGAAGACGGCCGACGGCGTCTCTCCCGGGACCACCGGGCTCGAGGTGCTGATCTCCCTGGTCGCCTTCACCGCGATCTACGGCACGCTCGCGGTGGTCGAGTTCTCGCTCATCAAACGCGCGGCGCAGAAGGGCCCAGAGCCGGTCGATAAGCATCTCGACGAGGCGGGCGAGCCCATCCCGGTCGCGACGGTCTACTAG